AAATAGTTTGAGGTTGAAGCTAATGTTAATTGGAATCAAGAAGTGTTCAAAAATTTGAATCTTTGAGAACCATAAACTAATAAGAGTAACATTTAATGATGGTTTCTTTAGAAAATTATAGTTTATCAGATGGTGATTCTAGTTCTCTTCTCAATAGAttcttttttcatatatatatatatatataaccaagAAACCTCCCAAGGCCAATTGTAGAACGGTTTGAAATTCGGTGGATCATTCACTTAAATTTTAGGCTTTTATCTGCATTAGTGTTTCTGAGGGTCCTACTGGAAATAACCTCTCTACCTtaccaaggtaggggtaaggtttgcgtacacccCACTCTCCCTAGACCCTATAGGCCTAACTCGCACATTATGCACTCCGCTATTACCGCTAGTCCAAAACCTTAAAGCCTCAGAGATATTTTTACTCCATCAAATTAAGGATCACATCTACTGATGTTTACTTCCAAATTGTGTTGCTTCAAGTAGAAGAGTGGATTCTGATTTTGCATTTTCCTCTTTGAATGTAACAGCTTGTGAGGTTCTACACAAGGATTGGTTTCAAGTCAGTTTACCAAGTTAGTGGTGAATCACTTGGAGATGTTGGTCACAGGTTAGTCTGGGGAGGAGTAGGAACCCGAATGGATGGAGACATTGAAGAGCTTCTTGTAAAATGGTGCACCAGATTTAAACCAAAGAGTTAATTTTACGCCAGCAGCTAAGTTTTGTTTATAGCACAAAAAGTTTTGCAAAGTCACAAGGTGTAtatatgaaaattgttgatgctGTGAAATGACTCCCTTTACTAGTCTGAATACTAAGTAAGTGTAGTTTGTACTCTCATAAGATTTGAAGAGACCTGAAAAAAATCCAGTGTCAGGACGTTCCCGCTATTATCTGTTTTAGCACTTCATTCAAACACATAACTACTTAATTATAAATTCAGTCTCTGCATTTGCAGCACTTGATATCagctaattttaatttgtcaaaCCCAAATCAACTCTAGGTTGTCAATCCAAATGCCAATTTTTACTTATCCTTTTGAGGTTTTTTGGATAATATGAAATAAGGTACACCATCAGGGCGGATCTAGGCTGGGGAGGGTGTTCCCCAACATCCTCGGAAAGTACACTGTATatataaagtattttttttttttttatgtatatatatagattttgaatacCCTGAGCATAAGAGTAGATGTTGATTCAGTTGTTTAGGAGTTCAAAATTTCACCTTGAGGTTTCAAGTTCAAATCTCAGgcactacatttttatttttctaactCTCTTTGTGAGAATCCTGAATCTGCCAATGTACACGATTTACTTTAGATTTCTGTGAAGAGGCATGTTATGCAACAAGATCAACTTGTGTTTGTTTTATCTCTAACATGTTGTCCAAGTTACTTGACTTATTTATATCCTACTAATCTCATTTACTATAGACGGGATAATTATTATTTTATAGTTGACCAGAtagtgtgaaaaaaaaaatgtcatttaTTGGCTGATTTACACAAATGACCCTGTTTAAAGTTATTATTTAGATTTTGTTCCTATTTTTAAAAGTTGTGCAAATATAGACCTTGTAAAATTACCTATCTAGATAGTGTTAGACTCGGGTGTAATATTTACTCATATATTTTTTATCCTTACAGACAAAACTTAAACTGTTGCCTAACATTTGTAGCAACTTAATAATTCTAGACTGTGGTCTAACGTTTTCTCCTAAGATTTTTAATTTGTTAAAAAACGATCTTTAGATCATGGTCTAAAAGGTACATAATTAAGTTGCAAGAGAAATAAAAAGACGATCATACACTAAATAGTTACCCAAACATCGGACGACAAGTGAAAATTTGTGCtctttatttccaattttttgtgcggattgcccttcaaaggcactggtctttaatttttgtccctcaaattgttggtctttaatttttgtcattcgccTAATACCATAAGGTTTGGAGTTTGAACCCGGCtcagtacaaaaaaaaataaaaatcgaaatgcagagtttcgtagcaaaattaggtcTATTCGGGCAAAATTTAGGCCTTAAGACAAAGTTTTGCAAAATTTcaactaagtaaaaaaaaaaattgccttattgcaaacctctaccttaaggtaaaGTTTTGCCTTATGCCTAAAGGCAAAACTCTGTTTGTAGTCAAACTCTGCTTGATAAGGGAGAGTTTGCAGTCAAATTATGCCTGATGAGGTAGAGTTtgaggcaaactctgccttaaggtaaagtttgaaactctgccttgcgaatccaaactctacattgtgattttttattttatttttgatggAGCGGGGATTCAAACCCGAAACCAAGGGgtttttagcgaaggacaaaattaaagaccaccaatttgagggacagaTATGAAAGAGCACCCCCGAATAacgacaatcgtgcaaattggccTTATTGGGCCGACTAACTTTGAATCAAACGGTAAGGCCCACTAATACTGGGGCCATCACTATATCCTCGACCCGAATATCTGATTCACAGATAAACACAAAACAACCTATCTGGCTTACATAAGCTTCCAACCCATGGTAGGTAGGTCTCAGCACCATTTATGAGCCAAGTTATTATCATCTCTCTTCAAGATTTACCCTAATGTCGTCTCGTCGAGAAGGTCGCGACTCTGACTCTAAACGTCACCGTTCTCGATTCGATCAAGAACCCAGGTAACCCCTTTCTTAACTaatttggtaacttttttttttttacttgcaaATATAGAAACATAATAAATTGGGACTTTGTAATCTTGGAGTTTCAGATGCGGTTATGAGTTCCCTGGGGCTATAATAAATTGATGGGACTTAAATTTTGGTTTGTGTAGGACTAAAGTTGATAGGAGTACTGAAATGAGAGGAAAAATAGTGGAGTGAGAAAAAAGAACCATTTTTGGCCTTTGAGATTTAAAGGTTTTaggggcccgtttggccatgaaaaattgtgaaatttgaaaaaagtatcgtttttgttttcaaagtgaaaaatggtatGTGGAAATTGGAGTTGTGTCTGGCCATGAATACAAATGGGGGTTGTTTTTGgagtgatttggagtgaaaaAAGTGGAAACaactttttggtgtttttcaaattctggAATTTTGTGGCCAAACATGATTTctggaaaaaagtaaaaaatattcaTTGCCAAACGGCCACTGAGACAAAAATGAATGAAGCTGTTTGAAAAATAATGGAGTGAGACAAAAGAACCATTTTTGGTTTTGAGAGTTCAAGATTTATATCTTCAACTACTTCACAACTGGAAACAGTTGATTGAAGTTCTGTTTATTGCACACCTTGTGCTTTGTTTAGAATTACTCAATATGTAGATGATGTGGATTTCGGGCCTACAAATTTTGTGCTAATATTCTGTATCATATTTGTTCTTGCTAGTCCAAAGAGATCTAGGAAACACAGTAGACAAGAAACTGAGAGGCCACCTACCGCACACAATTTAGATGGTGGAAACAATTCAGAACGGGATTTAAAATACCACCGTCGGGTGCAAGATACTGTGCCTCTTGATGCTCCATCAGCACAAGATTCGAAGTCAGAAAGAAATGCGAGGAAACCAGCTGATATTGTAACAGTTAAAGATGACGGGATCAAAGGTTCTTCTGGTCCCAATGAAGGATCTCGTCATCGATCATCCAAACACTCTTCAAATCCATCAGAAGTGCCTCGTTCTACCTCGTTTTTTCAGGTTTCTGTGATGTGTTAACATAACTTAACTTTTTTCTCGTGTCAGTTTGTGATAGATTCTGCTATTGAACTACTGGCATGGTAGAATTTTGACGACCAGGTTTTTTAATGAAGTTTGCTCCTAAGCTTAATTGAAGCATGCCAATAAACTTGATGATAGTTCCTTTATTCATTCATGTGCAAAATTAGGACGGCCCTACTGTTAATTGGTGGAGAGGGGTGTGGAATGCAACTCAGCTAGAGAACAAATGAAACCAGATAATTCATGaactttattttcttttaaatttataGTTTTAAGTAGCTATTTTCAATTTGAATTGACTGTCTAGATATTTTGTCTTGTTAAATTTGAGCATCTTAAGAATAGTGTTGCTTCATTCCTTTCCTTCCAGTACTTTCTTATTACTGGGCCTCATTCTACTTATTGACAAATGAATAATGTTGCTTGAttgtttgaaaataaattttagcTTCTACTTGTcaaaaaatgaataaaaaaattaataagtTTCAGCTTTTGAACTTGAGTAGACAAGGATAGATTTGCCTCAGGGCTCAGACAAGGGCATTAATTTAAGTTAATCTGCTTTTGTTCCTTGTATTGGGGCTGATATTGTGGGATTGTTGTTCAGCCTGTTCACTTCCAAGTAGATCCGTGTATATAACAATGTTAGACTTGCCTGTGCATGTCTTATAACAGCACGATGAGCGTGGTAGTGCTGGGCAAGTTGATCGAAGCTCCAGGCATAAGGCAGCAACTGGTGAGTTTCCACATATTATTCTTGCATTTAGATGAGTAGCCTtccatttctttttctctttcctttttctgGGCTGAGGAGCAAAAGCAAGGATCAGACCATTGTATGACCTATAACTTGACTTGACCTGTGATCAGAATCTTTCTGTTATGTTATGCGAAAACCTCCTTTTCTATTGCTTGGTGTCCTAGCCAACTTGTTATTAGTACAGTATCTAGTTTACCCTCTGATATTCGTGGTGTCCGGCCAATGTGTGCGCACCTCGATTATTAGACcaggtacctgctacctcccaccaataTAGGTACCAGGCAATTCTGCCCACCAAGACTTGGGCATATGAGAAGAAATTACCTAGTGTTTTTTTGTCTTTGCTGGAGTCTAACCGTGGTCTCCAAGGCTTTGCATCAACTTCATTGATCATTAGGCCTCACTTTTTTGTGCAAGTATGTTATATACTTATTCTGCTAAGCAAATGGTCTTCCTTAATTTTGAAAAGTAGAAAATGTCTTGAGAGTAGAGTTAGCTAAAGAAATCTAAAGAAGAAATTTTATTTCCCTCCTGCATATTATAACCTGTGTAATTAGTGTTCAAGACTTAGTTACCATCTTTTGTTTCCCCCTGAAGAGCGAGGATGGTGGAAAGATGCGATAGAGCCGTCAAACAGAGCCACAACAAATGATAAGCAGATGTATGATGAGAAGAGCAAAGTTTCAGGCAAACAAAATGATGGTTGGCGCCATGATAGGTACTTTGAAGTAAAGGAAGATCCTAAACCACCTGTGAAGAAAAGGTCATTTAGGGAGGAAAAGATTCCAGTGGATACTGAGAAAGTTGATAAGGCAGCAACGGAGCCTGTTAAGCCTAATCCGTCTCACCCTGAAGTGGACAACGGAAGAAAGAATGGAAGAGCTGACCATATGCCACGTCATCCTGGTAGATATGAGAGACCATTTACTGGTGAGAGGGATGCAAATAGGGGTGAAACATGGAGGGGCAAGTTTCCATCAAGAGACAGGTACCATGGCAATGGTGGTGACTACAGGGGGAGAGACAGATTCAATTCAAGGCAAGGACAAAATCCAAGTAAGGTGGTTGAAAAGTGGAAACATGATCTTTATGATGAGGCAAATAAGAGTCCAACTCCTAAGAATGAAGAAGATCGAATAGCAAAAATCGAAGCACTGTTGGCTTCATAGCGCCCTTGTCCTGCTGTGAAGTGGTagttcccttttcttttttttttttcttttttttgtggTAAAAAAAGCTAGGGTGGATTATTACTGATGGTCGAAGCTGTTGCTGTACAATCCTCTCCCTTATTATTTTAGGCAATGCACATTTGTATCTGTTGCTTGGTTTTGTGTTTAGTGGTACTCCTAGCAATATGATTTTAGTGGTGGACTCGAAGAAAGTTGCTCCAGATGCTGTTTTTGGTGGCGTGCTCTGTCAACATTGATAGTGATGGCACCAAGGATTTACTACAGCATAGACCCGATGTTCATTTTCGATTTCTTCTGTATGGAATTTTTGAATTCATCTTTGGTTAACAAAATCTGCAGTAAAATACCGTGCAACATTATCTTTATACTAATTATTAAGTTCATGCCTAAATGAGGGAAACTCTCGAACGTGCGCTCTTTGTGGTCTCGTGAAAGAAATGGATATATTTTCCCATTGTTTGTCCGTCTTTTCTACTTGGCATTATCTCTACGGAGAACTTATGTGTTAATCTCGCGCAACATGTGTCGGATGTGTCCTTTTGTGTATCCCACTCAGTCACCCATAATGCCGAAGTTAGGTCCAAATCTGGGATCTCGACTTCAGCCCCACTTGCTAAAAGGATATGTATTTTTATTTCACTAAAACTTAAATCATTAAATATTTGATGGTAAAAAATATAGAAATAAAGGTCACTCGCACTGCAGAGACAGTTAAGCGTCGCATTTTCTAACAAAATGCATACAAGTAGATCAAAAGTTAGAAAGATTTTCACACGAGACCACTTGAAACTCTTCTCAATTCCTAAATTCACCATTCGGTATTTGACATTATGAACCAAGATTCCTCCGAAATCTAAACCAAGAAGGCATGCTTGTGCCAAGCTACAGCTTGCAAACAGAAGAAAAGCTAAAATTGCAGACATCCCAAATCATATGTGCAGACCAACAATACCCGGAGCTAGCTTATGATGTCTTCTGATTAATGCTCGTACAAAATATTTTTGTGGACACATCCTGTACACGTCCATGCCTCTGAAGTGCGATttctaatttaaaataaaataaaatacatttcctcttaaaaaagaaggaaaacatTAGAATGATAGCTTGTCACGTTTCGTATACATCTCCCTTGAGAATGTGACGGCGTCATTAACATCTCCCTTGATCCCTTTCCACCAAAGCCTCATGAAAACGAGATCCAACTTGGTTCAACCAAATGCTTATTTGGCAGGGACCAACGGCAACTTGCTGCCAGATAAGACTGGAAGCTACATATTTTCCTGTAGATAAAGCTGCTAATCTTATCTCCTTTAACATAGAATTGCTGAGAAAGAGAGTTAAACGAACCTTCAGAAATAAGTCAGACAGATAGTACTGTTAGATTCTGTATACATCAATATTGTAAATGGGTGAAAAATGCCCCATTGGGTCGTCTTCTTTTATAATACTGATCAAGAATAAAAAGAGAAACAGACTTCTTTTGCAACTGAATTTGGTATCACATTTCTGCAAAACAGTATCACTGCAAACATACTAAGCCCTGATCAAGTGGTTCTTGATTGAAAATTTGATCTAATTTAGGAACACCAAACATAAAAGGTACCTTTGAGTCTACCGCCTACGAAGATCCTCAATATCTGTTAGAGGAGCAGCACTGCTGATAGAGCGCTTATCTGGTAGATTAACCACCAATTGACCACAGGCACCGCTTATATCTTGGCCCATTTCCTTGCGGATAGTTGTGCGAATATCATAGATATCCCTCAATATTTTCTGAAACCTGATGACTTTCTGATTGGTACTAGTACTGAAATGACTTAATGATCCAATTGGATTAAAGGGTATGAGATTCACAACCTGTGAAGAAATGCATATTTTGATGTCAATGCAAAACGATCTTGCAAAATTCTTCGAGAGTAAAAGTTGAATGAACTGTTTAATAGGTCTTAGGACGCGACTGTCTGATGGCTGACCGACATAGactctctctctcctttttttttccttttccatcCAAGTAAACATTTTTGTTTGGAAAGCATCCAGGGATGCAACTCAAATGCATTAAGCAGAAATTAACCCACATATGTACTCACAGCCCACATTTTTAGGGTGCAATTAACATAAACCACTTAAAACTCACCACTTGAAACGCTTCTAGCAGTTTCCCAAGCTGATGGGCTTGCTGCTCCTCATCATTTACTCCATCAAGCATTATGTATTCAATAAAGATCTTCTGCTGGCTACAACGAAGGTAAAATAAGATCTTTCAGCAATTTGTACCAAATTGGTCATCATGGACATTAAAGATAATTTATGTGCCTTAATTTATTCCACTCTTTCCATATTGGAACGGTTCAAAAACGTATGATAGCATTCTATTGATATTTAATTTTATTGAACTTGCAAAAGTTTCCATAACTCAATATAATTAGGGCCCCATTTGGAGACATGTAGCTTTACGATGAGCTACCAAAATTttgaatttcaagcttttaaaCTTCCAATGAACTTTTCATTACTGTAATTTGAGCTAGAAAGTTTTAAGTTCAAATTTACTAGAATATATAAAGAGACAAAAACTAAGCTTATGAAATTTGAAATACATGGGGTTAAAAATCCCTATCCTATGAGTCTTAAATAAACTTAAACGTTGAATATCAACTTTAAACACTGATGCCATCAACCTGAGTTTCAACTATCATATTTGCTATTACCACTACTTATATAACACACAAGCTAACCAAAAATCTTAATCTCCATGTAAGTCAAATTGCATAATATAAAATGGGAAGGACAGTGAATGCTACTGAAATATAACAGGGCATTGGCAACACCTTTTCTTTTGATATTCTAGCAGTGCATTCATGAGTTTTTCCAAAGGAAAAGCTCTTGCTGCAGGCATTATCTTACAACGGATATCTTGGACTGGTGCATGCAAAGAGACGGCCAGGTTCAAATTCGGGACGTCATTGTGGAGCTTGGTGATGGCATGAATTATTCCAACCTACAAAGCATTTAATTGGTTAATTGTTGTTCATCTGATCTATAAAAGCATGCAACCAAAGAGCTAATTATGTGATAGTAGTTTCCTGAAATGAGGAAATTTATTACATAAAATACCACAACAAGTAGATGACCAACCATCTACCACATTTGAAAGTAACAGACATTAAAAGATCATTCATACCGTTGAGACTGTAATTTTTCTAGGAGAGATCTGAAATGGAGACGCTGTCATGACTTGTATGGCGTCCACCAGAGCAGAGTAGTTGTTCAACGGTTCCCCCATTCCCTGTCCACCAGTTGGATGATAATGCAGCAGATATGAATACTCAAGAATGAGTGGAGTGGAAATAAACCAAAAGAATATAAGAAAATACTTGCAATGAAATAATAGAAGTAGAAAACATGAACAAATCAAAATTCTTGGTTACTTTGATGGAGGAATTTGAATttgaaaatccttctacaaatagCAGAAGAACTTTAGCTATATACTCAGTTTCCTGCTTGAATATTTGATGCATCACAGCTCTTTTCTCTTCAACAGATTCTCACAGAACTCATTAGGGAATGTGCGACTCGGATGTATCATATTCAAGCTTACACCATCCTAGCAATAAACTTTACCTATTCCTTTTCAGTCCATCCCGATACTCATTACCTACTTCTTTCAGGAAAAAGCTTTTTGACTCTGCCAATCCAgatattgatttttttaaaatgtttttaTCAAGGCCAATCCACATATTAATTCATACTACTTTCTTGATACAAAATGTAACGCGAGATCTTTTGAACTACGCTAGTCACACTTCAATGATCAATTTGTTTCACTTCTCTTAGTCAATAAATAATATACACAAGCATGTTGCTCTTAAATTTGCTGAGGAAAAGTTGGTCAATTTTTATTGGGGTGGACGAAGAAAATTGTACATTAGCAATTCGGAAAGTTACAGAGACAAGTTTGAGAACCTGGATAAACTGTAACAAACGGAATAGGACAAACAAGCTGGTCATAAATCACTGTAATATTAGTAGTAGACACAGTGCTGGATCCAATTCAGCAGGGATTGGTTCGGCAGAACCCAGTGATCTTGTTCTGGACTGTGCGTATAGATGTGAGAACCAATTACAAGCATAAAATCATAACATCAGATTAATATTTGGTAAGGTGGTTAAAGCCCTGAAAAAGGAGACATTTCTTTTTTTTTgataggtaaaaaaaaaaaagaaaaaaaaagacatttcTACACATTGGCTCTGGGGTCGAATCCCTCAATCTACAGTctactttctttttatttttttggttaacAGCTTCGGGCTTCATTATATGGATCCCTCTTTCTTTTAATAATCAAGAGGCTCAAAACTGGTGAAAAAAATGAAACAACGAAGGGCTTAAAGAACTGAGAACCTGCTGCCTTCAAAATCCAGATCAACCACTGCCTAGATATCTAATATCAGGGAGCAAACTAACTCTATAGAAAGGAAAAAGAGGATACCATGAAAACAATATTACGGATGGTTGATAAACGAGAGGCATGCACCAATTGTTCAACTATCTCTCCAGAAGACAGGTTATTTTTGAACCCCATGCTTCCTGTAGCACAGAATGTGCATCCCATTTTGCATCCAACCTTTAAGAAAAGAGTGTCTGGTCAACACAAAATAGCTTTCTGATCATAATATTAAatacttaggcatgccaaaaggaaaaaaaaatgatttgcaGCTAATATACAAGCAACTCATCCTTCTACTAAATATAGGTTAAGAAAATGACCTACCTGAGAGGATACACATAAGGTTGATCTTGGTCCTCCAGGACGAGGCTTTCCATTTAATTTCCCCAAGCTTGAGTCATATCTCATAATCACACACTCCACAAATGCTCCATTCTAGCATCATATAACAACGTCAATGAGATATGATTGTAAAGCAAGTGTTTCAGGTATAGCTAATATAAACACCCCTCATTTTCTTAATAAGTATATAAAATCAGAAACATTTAAAGCAAATAAAAGAACACACCAACGCCTCACACCCCTAATAAATAGTATTAGAACAATAACACAGATTCAAAAATTGGGAAGCAATCAAAATCTTACATACTACCACTCTCATCTTCACGGGAGGGGGAATTGTAAAGGATTTTTGGTTTAGTATTTGAATAGCAATTTTTGAAGGAATGCTACAGGTCAATAACTATTCCTACTACTACTAAATCCCAAACTAATCTCTTTGGAGATTTTGAGTATGAAATATGAATTTAACATgtcctattaaaaaaaaaaaaagggaaacttaCATAAAAATACCCTTCGGCCATCCAGTTTACCAATCACGGCTGAAGTATACACTGCCTACACACTTAAGCTGTATAGGtatgtatactatatgtatattCAGTATAAACTATACACTAGCTATACActgtgtacatattttgtaaactagatggCTGAATGGTATTTGGCTGTAATTTCCCGTTAAAGAGAGGGGGATCAAGTAA
The sequence above is a segment of the Lycium barbarum isolate Lr01 chromosome 6, ASM1917538v2, whole genome shotgun sequence genome. Coding sequences within it:
- the LOC132598938 gene encoding uncharacterized protein LOC132598938, encoding MSSRREGRDSDSKRHRSRFDQEPSPKRSRKHSRQETERPPTAHNLDGGNNSERDLKYHRRVQDTVPLDAPSAQDSKSERNARKPADIVTVKDDGIKGSSGPNEGSRHRSSKHSSNPSEVPRSTSFFQHDERGSAGQVDRSSRHKAATERGWWKDAIEPSNRATTNDKQMYDEKSKVSGKQNDGWRHDRYFEVKEDPKPPVKKRSFREEKIPVDTEKVDKAATEPVKPNPSHPEVDNGRKNGRADHMPRHPGRYERPFTGERDANRGETWRGKFPSRDRYHGNGGDYRGRDRFNSRQGQNPSKVVEKWKHDLYDEANKSPTPKNEEDRIAKIEALLAS
- the LOC132598937 gene encoding uncharacterized protein LOC132598937; its protein translation is MALKSVFDSSVIRAEFDKAGINTRFIPLIWKYVIQNPDCNWEDIPSLPSSAYTLLAAKFKTSTSLVDSVLESNDGVTTKLLIKLQNGAFVECVIMRYDSSLGKLNGKPRPGGPRSTLCVSSQVGCKMGCTFCATGSMGFKNNLSSGEIVEQLVHASRLSTIRNIVFMGMGEPLNNYSALVDAIQVMTASPFQISPRKITVSTVGIIHAITKLHNDVPNLNLAVSLHAPVQDIRCKIMPAARAFPLEKLMNALLEYQKKSQQKIFIEYIMLDGVNDEEQQAHQLGKLLEAFQVVVNLIPFNPIGSLSHFSTSTNQKVIRFQKILRDIYDIRTTIRKEMGQDISGACGQLVVNLPDKRSISSAAPLTDIEDLRRR